Sequence from the Canis lupus baileyi chromosome 24, mCanLup2.hap1, whole genome shotgun sequence genome:
tgggatcaggtcctgcgttgggctccctgggggaagcctgcttctccctctgcctgtgtctctgcctctctctctgtgtctctcgtgaataaataaataagatcctttaaaaaaaaaaaaaaagatttgacaagTAAAGTAGAAGCCGTCACGCTTTGTGTCAAAAGAGGTTTCAGAGAGATGGAATGTGGGTATAGATATCTGATTAATGTAATTTGAGATATCAGATGATGAGCAAatggagacagaaaatataatccttctgctttttctttctggaagagAAATAGCAAAAGGACAACATTCGTCTAGGAaggcttgttttctttcctttttttttttttttaagtgaaagttgTATCagcagtttgttttgttttgcagatgaATATAGTTGAATACAGATCAAGTGACTGACCACTTGGGACGGTGACTAGATAACTGCTGAAGCAAAGTGCTTGGAATAAAGATGTTATCCAGTGGGTTGGCCTTAGAGGGCATCATTGGTAATTCATTCCTATAACAGGAGGGAAGGCTACATATTAAATTGGGTTAGTTGATTGGTGCTGATCAAGTGAGGCAATTTTATTCTGTCTTTTTCTTCAATGAAGTTAATAAAAATGGACAATATCAGCTATGAATGAAGTACGGAGGAGTATTGGTTTGAGCACAGagaaaatagtttgaaattattaggtgaaaaaaataaatagggactAAGGTACTACCTCACATTTCTGGTTATAAGTTTAGAGTGGTGAGAAAGTTATtacagggaagaagggagagtaaAGAAGTGGTAGAGCTGGAGATGGAGCATAAGTTCATGTTTATGTTGGCATGAGCTTTTTGGAGCTGAGATTTTTGCCAAGGAGAGGGCAAATGTTCTCCAGCTTGCAAGGGATCATGGAGAATGTCTGTGTTTCATCCTCAAGTCCAGTGACACATAAGATGTAGGAAAATGTCCAATTCCAGGGAGGGCTGGGAAAGCAATCTTCAGAGGAAAACCATGTTCTAGTTAAAGCACAAAGGTGAAGATGTTTggaggaaaaattaaagataaggGATTTTGCTGATGACAGTGAGTTTCCAAGCACTCAATAGAAGGCTTTGGAGCAACTGAGAAAGGGGTGAGGAATTGGTCAGACTCAGGAATTTACAGAGCTATATGGGGATTAGAGTCTGGGTGATTAGAATTTGGATGATAACTAAGGTAAATAGGGATTAGTCttgatggtattttattttatttttttggatagtttaaaaatttataagGCATAATTTACACAGTAACACTGGCCCTTTTAGTGCACAGTTAACCaatttttgacaaatgcatataatTGTGTAGCCACCATTTCATCCCAGATATAGTTTCATCATTCCAAAAATCCCTGTGTCCCTGTGTAGTCAACCGCTCCTCCCATCTCTCATGCCCCACTCCCAGCTCCTGGCGACCACTGATCTGTGTTCTGTAgtgcattcctttttattgctgagcataTTCTATAATATGAATGTACCACTGTTTACCTATCACTAGTTtgatatttggattttttccagtttttgttgaTTACAAATAAAGCCCCTGTAAACATTTGCATATAGGTTTTTGGGTGAACACAAGTATTCATTTCACTTGGATAATTAGGAGGGGGATTGCTCTTAAGTCAGCATATGTTTAGGGTTGTGAGAAACTACTGAAATGTttttcagagactttttttttttttacactcgtTGAAGAGTGCCTGTCCATATCTCAGGAGAGGTACTGGGCAGAACTGGGTAGTTCGTCAGATGCTGTATGGctcacaaatcttaaaaatatttgcaatctggccctttacagaaaatgtttgttgaCCATTGTTATAGAGTATGGTCCATAGGAGTTAAGAATTTCATAAGCAATTTCATGGATCCTTCTCTGAGATGAATAATCAGCAGCACAATTACAGTATACAATGggataatcttttttaaaaaatatttattcatgagaaacacagggagagaggcagagggagaagcaggctccacgcagggagccctctatgggatcggatcccacaggatcatgccctgtgtcaaaggcagacactcaacccctgagctacccaggagtccctagaaTAGAATAGTCTTCTcagtaaatatactaaaaaccttGCTGTTGAACCgggcagaaataaatgtttatacgTGTTTCAGTTACTGGGAAATATCTTTTTATTCAGTGCGATGCATAGAATCTGCAAGTTCTCAATTTTTCCATAGTCACTGAAAATTGAGctggatatttaaaaagaatatggatATTCCCCAAATCATTGTATTTTCACACCCGCTGCAAACATACAATTTTTCTTCCAAGTGCAATTCAACAGTCTAACTGTGGAGCTAATTGAACAGCTAATTGAGGACGACGGGCAACCGCATTTCACAGGAGCCTAAGACAGGCCTTGGCTCGGCGGCCCGCGTCCGGCGGTGCTCTGCGCCCGCCCGGTGGCATGCCGTTGGCGCCAACAGTGCGCAGGCGCTTTGGCCTCGGCGCCGGCCTttgcggaggggcggggcctgcagtCGGCGTCTCCTCCTGGAACTGCGGCTGGCGGCAGCGCCATTTTGAACGTGCAGCTCCCGCAGCCGCTAGCGCGATCGTAAGGGCGGCCGCTGGGCGAACCAGCCGTAGTCTCGGACTTCGTCCGTCCGTGGCTCTCGTCTGTAGGTATATACAGAGACACGGCTGTAGCTCTAGAGTTGTGTCTGCTACCTGAGGTGAACCCCCAAGATGATGTTAAGAGGAAACCTGAAGCAAGTGCGCATTGAGAAAAACCCGGCCCGCCTCCGAGCTCTGGAGTCCGCGGCGGGCGAGAGCGAGCCGGCGGCCGCCATGGCGCTGGCGCTGGCGGGGGAGCCGGCGccgcccgcccccgggcccccggaGGACCACCCTGACGAGGAGATGGGGTTCACCATCGACATCAAGAGCTTCCTCAAGCCGGGCGAAAAGACGTACACGCAGCGCTGCCGCCTGTTCGTGGGGAACCTGCCCACAGACATCACGGAGGAGGATTTCAAGAGGCTGTTCGAGCGCTACGGCGAGCCCAGCGAGGTTTTCATCAACCGGGACCGCGGCTTCGGCTTCATCCGCCTGGTGAGCGTGGGGCCTGGCCGCGGGCGCGGGcccccaggggaggaggggagggcggtGCGCGGAGGGGGCGCCGCGGGCGAGGGGAGGGACCCCAGGAGCCCGGGGGAAGGGAGGCCCTGCGCggtgggggcgccgggggcgAGGGGAGGGACCGTAAGGGCGCAGGGGAGGCTGTGCGCCGCCGGGGCTCCGCGGGCTGCCGTCTGCCGTTTTCAGCCGCTTCGGAGCAGGCTGCGGCCTGGGCTGGGGCACCGCGGCGCCTCCCGCCCTCTCCTTCCCGCCGCTCTGGCCGTCTTCCCCCAGAGCGGCGTGTGGCCTGGTGTTTGCGGTGAGCGGACTCAGTTTCCCGCCGCTCCGCGCGCCCGGCCTCGCTCGCACGGCGCGGCCCAAGGCACGGGTAACCCGGCCTGGGGGTTCTAGTCGTTTGCCCCTGACGGGTCAGGGGTGGGGCTGCAGCGTTCTGCGGGGAGACTGCTTCCAGGCAGAATTGTGTTGTAAAGGAAATGAATTCGATCGGAATTTGGAACGGAAACTTCGGTTTTACCGGAAATTTCATTGGGCATGGAGGACCAACCAGCGGACTCGcttcttaaaaattttccaaatcatCTTGGTTTCATTCAACCAGACTTGCATGCGTTTGACAATAAACGGTGTTTACCGCCTCAGCGCAGCCTAGTTCTTAAACTGCAGTATTGGAACGGTATGGAATTCTTAGGTATCTAACGGAAGGTGCTCTCGTGATCTAACGTTCCGGTTATTTCCACATTTGGAGGGGGGAATGAATgctatactattttatattttacgtggacattttactttttttttagtctgtcttaaaattttgttttccaataACATGGAAATATTAtgcccctcttaaaaaaaattgaaacagtgAGGGTTTACTCTTAAAGGATACAACATACATTTTATTCCGTTTTCTTATGTGCTTTGTGGGGAATTCCATCAGTGTCCGTTACATACAGCTTTATCGTAATTCGTTATttaaatgctgtatttttttccaacaaaatatttttacacaagtgcttttttgtgtgtgtgttgcctttctatttctaatttggCCCTCAAGTTTTATGTGCATAGCATTTGTGGAAGCTTTCTTACCGGAGTTTAGCATtcgtgcattcttttttttttttttttttttttttttttttgagtttagcATTCGTATTTGGGTTCTCTTTATGAATGACCAGGGCAAAATTTCAATATGTAGACAGAATTGATTGTAATTTAATGACATTGTATTTTTGAGGGAGAacatttgaacatttaaaatctaaatgGCTTCAAGAGAAGAGTAAATCTTCGTAGAGTATTAATAAGACCTAGATGTTTCCTTAAAATTGAAGTTAAGTAGTCAGTGTGTTttgaacataaaattataaatatcttttgGACATTATAGAAACCATTTGTCAtttggtaaaattattttaatataattccaGCGCTATCTTAAAGGAAGTTAGGTTTCTACAATGAAGTATTTCAGagaatttttagtaaattttccAAAAAGATGTTCTCTAACATTTTCATAGTCTTTAGCCTCTGTCACCATGTTGGTCTGTTCTAAGGTTGACATTCTGGAGGAAGAATGGTAGGACTTCATTTCATTTTGGAAGCCTAATACTTAAAAGATAAGGCAATAGTGAACATTTTGACATGGAAAGtctttttccttctatctttAAAGCTACTAATAATCCCTTTTTTCCCATTAGTTTATTAGCCTTGTCCAGTAGAACTTTCCGCAGGGCTGGAAATGCTATGCATATGTTCTGTCCAATGTAGTAGCTACTAGCCCAGCCCTTATAtgactactgagcacttgaaatgtagcaACTGTGCCTGAGGATTTAacctttaagttttatttatttttatttttattttttatttttattttttttaaaattttttttttttaattttatttatttatgatagtcacatagagagagagagagaggcagagacataggcagagggagaagcaggctccatgcaccgggagcctgacgtgggattcgatccggggtctccaggatcgcgccctgggccaaaggcaggcgccaaaccgctgcgccacccagggatcccagttttatttatttttaaatttaaatagtcacatgtggctggtggctactaTGTTTAACAGTGCAGctcattgtttttagtttttttatttaaagtctatgGGATTATGAAATGGGGAGGTGAGAAGGACTGGACTACTCTTGTCTGTTGCTTTGGGATATGCTCCTCCAAGCCTATCATGCTGTATTTTTTGCGTAGTAATGTTAAAAATATGTCAATGGGAAATTCGAATTAGCTTACAGGATTTGACCTTATAGATAACTTTCCTGTTTAAGCTGAGCTCTGTGATTAACAGGTACATACCCAAGCTTTAAATATTTCTGAACTAATACATATCTTTTTCTACTTAGGAAAATCATATAGTGTATACTTGATATGAATGTAAGTAATGGTGAAGTGGCCCTAAAATAATGGTGTAATTttgtttgatttatatttttagaagtattttttgccttttcagGGATTAATCtttacaattaaattttattacaCTGGTGGTTGTAGTTTTCCAGTTAATTGATGAAGTGAGACAACATTTTGGAGATGGTATAGGGTCGTCATCGCTGTATGTAACGGTGAGGAAAAAGAATTTAAGTGGCATTTCCTCATAAGGTCCTAATCTGTATTGTGAACCCACAGTACATTATTTTGGATACATTTTGTGGAATCTTAGACCCAAAAGCTTCTTTTTAGGTTTTGTCTGGTTACTGTCATTAAATTGGTTAAATTAACTGAGAAGttgtagtgtattttttttttttttttaattaagtaacctctacacccactAAGGGCCCTGAAGtgactaccctgagatcaagagtggaaGGCTTctcagactgagccagcctggaGTCCTAGTGGTGCGTTTTAAAGCTAGCTTAATATAGTTAAAACTGATAATAGTTTGACCTGaactctgtttctccttttttcttttcctcttttagcTTTAGTAAACCAGACTTCTGGAGTGATAATTCACAAAAGTGTGGTTCTTTTCCATCAGATTCAGATAATCTCCTTAGTGTAAGCAGGccacttaatattatttttcctacCATTCATGCTGCAATGCTGACCCAATACCATCTCAAAAATTGCtgagaatttgttagaaatgcaaattctaagACCCTACTCTAGATTAAATCTGTTGAATCAGAAATTGTAGGGTTGGGACCCAACGGTCTTGGGTTTTAATTAGCCCTCCATGTTATTCTTATGCTTGCtaaggtttgagaaccactgttataattaaagagttaaaaatcaaCCTAATTTACATTAATTTAGTCATTGGGGACTAAACCCTCTTCCcttatgtttttggttttaattatGAAGTGCTGTGTGCTTCTTACAGAGTGTTAAATATTAGAGATGGTGTTGTAGAATATTATTAGTGGGTCTGTCCAGCATGTAATTTCAAGTACTCTTTAAGTTCAGGGAAGTTCTCTTACTACAGTTTTAATTCTAGTGAAAGGTTGTCCCATAACATATTAAATGTAATCAGATTAGTGTTAAACTTTATGTGATTTTTCCATATCAAATTGTATTATACACATTCTATTGtgatttaaggtttttatttactATCTCTTTGACCTCTTCTCATATCATTAGATTGAGTTTTAATGACCATATTGTATTTCACAGTATGAATGGACTGCTAGTTACCCAGTCAACTTCTGTTGATTGACTTGAAGGCTATTTCCATTTTACATCAGTGATTTTCCTTTTACTAATTAATTTAGCACTCTTGCAGGGGTGAATTTTAACCACTAGCGAACAATGAGAAAAGATCAGGTGCTTTGGAAAGAGCCCTTGGAGATCCTGATTCGAGTGGTCTCTCTTTTGGGGTAGTcccttagtttctttcttttaagtaaaAGCCTATGGTTTTACATTTTGTGTAGAGTGATACAGGAACACTACCTGGGAGGAGGGATTTATGGAGTATTGGTAGAGATTATAAATTCAGTATAGATCTGAGGCAGGTTACTTCAACCTATCTAAGCCTATTTCCCCAGATATGGAGTGAGAATAATAACTTTATaagagttattattattttttatataagagttattatttataatataatcattatttataataacaactctttataatctcattttataaGATTGTTGATGAGGATAATGGAAGCTAatgcctgtgtatgtgtatatatacatatacatttattttttatttttaagtaatctctcctcctagtgtggggctcaaattcacaaccgcaagatcaagagtcacatgctctaccaactgaaccagccaggcaccccactactCTTCAGTTTTAGAAAGTCCTCTCTGggttctctttatctttctacccctaaacattttattatgaaaaatttcagatATATAGTAATGAAGATCCATAGATCCACCATCTAGATTCTGTAATTAAGTTTtgttatatgtgtttttttcacttatttattcatctctcTCTGCCATCAGttttggactttttattttttttattttatttttattttttatttatttttttaaagcatgtgacttttttaaaattaattaatcaatttatttatttttatgatagtcacacagagagagagagagagagagagagacagagagacagagacacaggcagagggagaagcaggctccacgcactgggagcccgacgtgggattcgatcccgggtctccaggatcgcgccccgggccaaaggcaggcgccaaaccactgcgccacccagggatcccaatttttatttatttatgatagtcacacagagagagagagagagagagaggcagagacacaggcagagggagaagcaggatccatgcaccggagcccgacgtgggattcgatcccgggtctgcaggatcgcgccctgggccaaaggcaggtgccaaaccgctgggccacccagggatccccctagttcTGGACTTTTTAAACACTCTAGCATGCTTATCGTTAACTAGAGTCCACCAGTATTAATTTTTGAGGTATTTGAAATCTACATACAGTGAAATGCGCAGATTTTAAGTGTTGGTGATTTTAGATAAATGACATTTAATTCAAACTCCTATCAAGTAATAGAATATTATCATCACCCCGTGAAATTTCCTCATGCCCCTTCCCATTCCCAGTTATACccaacagcattttattttattttattttattttttttttattttgttttttaaagatttatttatttatttattcatgagaaacacagagagagggagagagagaggcagagacacaggcagaggaagaagcaggctccatgcaaggagcctgatgtaagactcgatcccgggtctccaggatcacacccggggctgcaggcggcgctaaaccgctgcgccaccggggctgcccccccaaCAGCATTTTAATTCAAGACTCTATTCCTAAAATCTGCCTCTTAGAGTTGTTGGATTATGTGACTTCTTAGATACAAAGTACCTATCCCTTGttagatatttattaaatgttttctggtattatttaaataagagtaattaaaaattttaaagtactttatttttcagattttatttttttttttttaaggattttatttatttgagagagtgagacagagagagcatgagtggggagggtcagagggagaagcagactccctgctgagcagggagcccaatgtggggtttgatccagGGActtccaagatcatgaccaggtgcctgaccaactgagccacccaggcacctaaagatattttattttattttattttattttattttattttattttattttattttatttattttattttattttatttattttattttattttattttatttattttattttattattttattttatttttttattttattatatttattttagttatttaatttaattaatttattttatattttattttatattttattttatattttattttatattttattttatttaagattttattttatttatttatttttaagatttttatttatttatgatagagagagagaggcagagacacaggcagagggagaagcaggctccatgcaccgggagcccgacgtgggattcgatcccgggtctccaggatcgcgccctgggccaaaggcaggcgccaaactgctgcgccacccagggatccctaagattttatttttaagtaagctctacgcccaagatggggcttgaacattataaccctgagatcagtaGCCACACGCTCTACTGACAGCCAGTCAGGCGCCccaagagtaatttttaaaggtagccattttgaaaatctgtaaaaacattcatttatctTTGTAAAAGTAGTTCTGTAGAAAGATTCTTGCATACATACAATAATTTAAAGCTGTCATGAATATTTTAGGGATTGAATAAGGATCTATTGTGAGGTCAAGACTTTTTTCATAAGATAGTATATTCTCTTACAAACATAAAATCTCTTTCAGTTCTCTCTGAGGAGTTCTtagaacacaaagaaaaagaacatacttATATTAAACTTAACAGTTTGTTGATTATGCTTAGATGTCCATATTCTATATGAACTTTGAATTCTTCAAGAAGGAAGTTCCTTTGAGGTTTCAGCAGTGAATGTATTTTCGAGTTTACAAATGCATGTGCAGTTGATTCTGACTATAATGGAGAGAACTTTTATAGCCCATCAATGTACGTGTTTGCTTCTCTAAATATAATGGAGAAATGTGTAGCCCTTGAAAGTATCTCAGGAGAAGTGGTTAACATTTGATGATTTTCAtagataatataaaaaagaaataaaaaggaaaggagattttTCTGGCATTGGAGAGGTGggatgttttattaaaatataaatatcaaaaacGGAGTGTATGGGAAATTAATtctgttatctatctatctatctatctatctatctatctctctacgatagtcacacagagagagagagagaggcagagacacaggcagagggagaagcaggctccatgcaccgggagcccgatgtaggattcgatcccgggtctccaggatcgcgccctgggccaaaggcaggcgctaaaccgttgcggcacccagggatcccttaattctGTTTTCAATAATAGCTTCCAGTAACTGGTGCTTGGTCTCAAAAAGtaattatgattttcttttaatatgtataggagatttaaaaaaatacttcaaatatttaACAGCTGGTAATTTAGGAGTACATAATCTTTTAGTAATGACTTAGGACACTGGGTTTGGGACttcttacttaaaatatttaaacatacttatttttttttttaaagatttatttattcattcagagagagcgaagagagaggcagagacacaggtggagggagaagcaggctgcgtgcaggaagcccgatatgggactcgatcctgggtttccaggatcacaccccaggctgcaggcggcgccaaagcgctgtgccaccggggctgccctaaacataCTTATTTTTGAATGATTAATACAATGCATGTGTTACCAAAATTGAATGACACAAAGACAAAGTGACCCTATCAGCCAATTCCAAAAGCTACCCAGCTCCTCTCACTAgaaaccacttttaaaaattatttgtgttactgttgtctttaaaaagtgatttttcctCCTAAAAAGGAATCCAGGACACTGGCTGAAATTGCAAAAGCAGAACTGGATGGCACCATTTTGAAGAGCAGACCTCTCCGAATTCGTTTTGCTACACATGGAGCAGCACTAACTGTCAAGAACCTTTCGCCGGTTGTTTCCAATGAGCTTCTGGAGCAAGCATTTTCCCAGTTTGGCCCTGTAGAGAAAGCCGTTGTGGTTGTGGATGACCGTGGTAGAGCTACAGGAAAAGGTTTTGTAGAATTTGCAGCGAAACCTCCTGCACGAAAGGCTCTGGAAAGATGTGGTGATGGGGCGTTCTTGCTAACAACGTAAGTTTTAAACATCTCATCATCCTTCTGTGCAGTTACAAATGGCCTTCTCTCTGTTCTGAACTTCTTTCTTGTACAGATCATACTGTCTTGGCATATGGTAAGtaggtgttaaataaatattcactggaTTTAAATAAGGAATTTTTGTGTATCTCGAGAAGTTGGGAGTCCTACTTCTGACTTAATGTATTGATTCATATTTGGATCTTAAATGTTTTGTATTAAGATTTTCATTCAGCTGATTGAATGTCTattatatgcaaagaaaaattttatatttaaataatggaTGAATGACATTTTAATCaactttttaaatgcataattttcataaattaaaatgcacccaattttatttttttatttttttattttatttttttattatttttttaataaaataattttttattggtgttcagtttaccaacatacagaataacatccagtgctcatcccgtcaagtgtccccctcagtgcccatcacccactcacccccaccccccgccctcctccccttccaccacccctagttcgtttcccagagttaggagtcaagtctccctttctgatatttcccacacatttgaacccaattttaaatgtaaaattcagtgaATGTACTTATGTAACCTATAATCACAATCAAATAgataacattttcatcatccagACAAGTTCTTTTATGCTCTTTTGCAGTTATACTCCATCCCTTAACCCTGTCCTAGACAGCTATTGATCTTTCTGTACTCCTataaattagttttgttttttttattttacgtAAATGAAACTgtatgtttcattcttttgtgtttggtttcttttgcttagcataatgtttgaGATTTCATCTATACCattgtgtattttgtttatttttatggttgGGTTTTATTCCATCATATGAACATAATCATAGTTTGCCCAGTGCCCTAAGGGTGGGTGACTGTTCAAGTTGCTTCCAGCtattggttattgtgaataaagctacCAGAACATTTGTGTATAAGCTTGTGAACACTCTGTCTTCATGT
This genomic interval carries:
- the PSPC1 gene encoding paraspeckle component 1 isoform X3, producing MMLRGNLKQVRIEKNPARLRALESAAGESEPAAAMALALAGEPAPPAPGPPEDHPDEEMGFTIDIKSFLKPGEKTYTQRCRLFVGNLPTDITEEDFKRLFERYGEPSEVFINRDRGFGFIRLESRTLAEIAKAELDGTILKSRPLRIRFATHGAALTVKNLSPVVSNELLEQAFSQFGPVEKAVVVVDDRGRATGKGFVEFAAKPPARKALERCGDGAFLLTTTPRPVIVEPMEQFDDEDGLPEKLMQKTQQYHKEREQPPRFAQPGTFEFEYASRWKALDEMEKQQREQVDRNIREAKEKLEAEMEAARHEHQLMLMRQDLMRRQEELRRLEELRNQELQKRKQIQLRHEEEHRRREEEMIRHREQEELRRQQEGFKPNYMENCFFIIYELVDTLNNGFFDVAIIYLKY
- the PSPC1 gene encoding paraspeckle component 1 isoform X5; the protein is MMLRGNLKQVRIEKNPARLRALESAAGESEPAAAMALALAGEPAPPAPGPPEDHPDEEMGFTIDIKSFLKPGEKTYTQRCRLFVGNLPTDITEEDFKRLFERYGEPSEVFINRDRGFGFIRLESRTLAEIAKAELDGTILKSRPLRIRFATHGAALTVKNLSPVVSNELLEQAFSQFGPVEKAVVVVDDRGRATGKGFVEFAAKPPARKALERCGDGAFLLTTTPRPVIVEPMEQFDDEDGLPEKLMQKTQQYHKEREQPPRFAQPGTFEFEYASRWKALDEMEKQQREQVDRNIREAKEKLEAEMEAARHEHQLMLMRQDLMRRQEELRRLEELRNQELQKRKQIQLRHEEEHRRREEEMIRHREQEELRRQQEGFKPNYMENMHLAQHLLVTKVLLQ
- the PSPC1 gene encoding paraspeckle component 1 isoform X2; this translates as MMLRGNLKQVRIEKNPARLRALESAAGESEPAAAMALALAGEPAPPAPGPPEDHPDEEMGFTIDIKSFLKPGEKTYTQRCRLFVGNLPTDITEEDFKRLFERYGEPSEVFINRDRGFGFIRLESRTLAEIAKAELDGTILKSRPLRIRFATHGAALTVKNLSPVVSNELLEQAFSQFGPVEKAVVVVDDRGRATGKGFVEFAAKPPARKALERCGDGAFLLTTTPRPVIVEPMEQFDDEDGLPEKLMQKTQQYHKEREQPPRFAQPGTFEFEYASRWKALDEMEKQQREQVDRNIREAKEKLEAEMEAARHEHQLMLMRQDLMRRQEELRRLEELRNQELQKRKQIQLRHEEEHRRREEEMIRHREQEELRRQQEGFKPNYMENREREAEPQEEGEAGSMPGTQRGTLSRDQRQVKENMDEAS
- the PSPC1 gene encoding paraspeckle component 1 isoform X7, which encodes MMLRGNLKQVRIEKNPARLRALESAAGESEPAAAMALALAGEPAPPAPGPPEDHPDEEMGFTIDIKSFLKPGEKTYTQRCRLFVGNLPTDITEEDFKRLFERYGEPSEVFINRDRGFGFIRLESRTLAEIAKAELDGTILKSRPLRIRFATHGAALTVKNLSPVVSNELLEQAFSQFGPVEKAVVVVDDRGRATGKGFVEFAAKPPARKALERCGDGAFLLTTTPRPVIVEPMEQFDDEDGLPEKLMQKTQQYHKEREQPPRFAQPGTFEFEYASRWKALDEMEKQQREQVDRNIREAKEKLEAEMEAARHEHQLMLMRQDLMRRQEELRRLEELRNQELQKRKQIQLRHEEEHRRREEEMIRHREQEELRRQQEGFKPNYMENEGERKHG
- the PSPC1 gene encoding paraspeckle component 1 isoform X4; protein product: MMLRGNLKQVRIEKNPARLRALESAAGESEPAAAMALALAGEPAPPAPGPPEDHPDEEMGFTIDIKSFLKPGEKTYTQRCRLFVGNLPTDITEEDFKRLFERYGEPSEVFINRDRGFGFIRLESRTLAEIAKAELDGTILKSRPLRIRFATHGAALTVKNLSPVVSNELLEQAFSQFGPVEKAVVVVDDRGRATGKGFVEFAAKPPARKALERCGDGAFLLTTTPRPVIVEPMEQFDDEDGLPEKLMQKTQQYHKEREQPPRFAQPGTFEFEYASRWKALDEMEKQQREQVDRNIREAKEKLEAEMEAARHEHQLMLMRQDLMRRQEELRRLEELRNQELQKRKQIQLRHEEEHRRREEEMIRHREQEELRRQQEGFKPNYMENVYIMSFHLKWKVKENMDEAS
- the PSPC1 gene encoding paraspeckle component 1 isoform X6, producing MMLRGNLKQVRIEKNPARLRALESAAGESEPAAAMALALAGEPAPPAPGPPEDHPDEEMGFTIDIKSFLKPGEKTYTQRCRLFVGNLPTDITEEDFKRLFERYGEPSEVFINRDRGFGFIRLESRTLAEIAKAELDGTILKSRPLRIRFATHGAALTVKNLSPVVSNELLEQAFSQFGPVEKAVVVVDDRGRATGKGFVEFAAKPPARKALERCGDGAFLLTTTPRPVIVEPMEQFDDEDGLPEKLMQKTQQYHKEREQPPRFAQPGTFEFEYASRWKALDEMEKQQREQVDRNIREAKEKLEAEMEAARHEHQLMLMRQDLMRRQEELRRLEELRNQELQKRKQIQLRHEEEHRRREEEMIRHREQEELRRQQEGFKPNYMENVYIMSFHLK